CACACTGAATCACTTTGTGTCATTATAAGTCATGTTTACAAGGAGAAAAGTACAAATCGTAACCCTGGTTCACGCTTTCCCTATCTCCACTCTACGCGCCACCTGACTAGAATCATCCTCTAGAATGGAGCCTCACTACAAAGATCTCTTGTACTGAGTGTGTCTGAGCTCTATACATGCCAGTAATCCCCAtctttttttcaaatgcttttatACTTTTACAATGGTGCACAGTGCATTTTTACAATATTATCATTGAGTGCCTTGGGGCATATGACATACATCTATCAAAAGAGTGTTTGTGTGACTGTGAAGATGGGTGCTGTATTTAACATATCACTGACTGAAATATAAACCCGCAATGTCTGCTGGTCTGAGAATGTGCAAGGGTTCAGTCATGAAGTTGCAGTATCATGAACAGTTTCCTTGTTATGTATTTTGCCTTACAGCTAATGGATTCTATCACACACTTACATGTTTATCACAAAAGAGGTTATAGtgtgtcaagaaaaaaaaaaagttaattagccctgaaagaaaaaaaagaaaaagatgaatTTTACAACACAAGGACTATCAGCAATTCAATTTCTTGCACTGGGATCTGGAGAATGTGTGAATAACTGAAGTTCAAAATGTCAGTAACAGGGCAAATTTTCAAGTTAAATGGAATTCCCCCTGGTTTCTGTCGTTAAAAACCCATTTTAcccaataatatttattatattaaaattagtggtctgaacttaaaggggcattataaactagatttttctttgaattaatgttttgtatattatccatttatatagtccatctgagAATCTTTTTGTaacaaagtatagttttgcttattttttttttaataacattgtgctgattttcagactcctaacccagccccaaatCATCAGATGTATACACAGGTCTACAGATTCCagcttgtgtaatctgtctttccatatgcaggggagggggcgtGTCTGCTTTCCCAGCTCCTTTAACTGGGTGTCCTTGTCTAACCTCATCAACCATgataaactaggagcttctaagtacattataaaaagatttttagatcagtatatgtgcatatattttttctttatagtattgtctattacatgcacttatatgaaaattggtgtacactgtccctttaagtaaatttgtaTAAACTTGTCACACAGTAATACTCAGAGTGAGATATGTGACATACCCAATGAGATTTGTACTATCGTGATTCTTTATGTACACAACACCCTAAATATTTCTTTGTTTGGTCACTTATTAGCATTAAAACATCAGTCTGATGACTACTATCCGGTACTTTGTACAAGTTGAGTAATATGTAACAAAAGACAGATTCTTCAGTACCATGGGTTTTATCATTCCCCTAAATGTGCTGCTATGCTATTTAAATGTAGTGAACGGTGAGACCATCATTTCACATATTGTACAATTGCAAAATCTAGCAGTAGTTCTAATATTTTTGTCAAGATCAGAGCTGTACTACAGTGATGGAGGTAATTTAGATTACATGGAGCAGAGCTGTCAACCTTTAAAAGCAAAGAAAGCCCCTGCTAAGTTCAACCCCCAAGCCACCCAGGAAAATGCTGAAACTTCATTTAAAATACAgacacaggaaacacatttttaacattttttttttagaatatgaaAACAATACTAAAACAAGGAAGTAGGGAATACATGATTTATGGTAATTGGTGAAAGTATTGTTTTACAGCAATGCTAATGGTTATTTGGAAAAGCATTCCTTTAAAAGTGGTCAGAAATGGAGCAGGAATGTAAGAATGACTGGAATAATAATATGAATATGCTGATGTGGACAGACCACCCCCCAAAGTCGTTTCATATCTTAATTGCagtcaatatatattattatttatttttacattattgTGGAACAGATACAAATGGCTCAGTCAACCCCACTGTGTGGGACTACAGGaattaaataataatgaaaatggtGTATTGTTTAAATTACATACATAAATGTATTGTGCTACAAGAAACTTTATCCTTGTACAACATCAGTATGAAGATGTCTCtgaattgtgtttatatatatatatatatatatatatatatatatacacatacatacatacacacacacacagtatctcacaaaagtgagtacacccctcacatttttgaaaatatgttattatatattttcatgtgaaatTAAAATGCATGTGTGCAAGCCAAACCTGttgtgcactaacttcaggactacaGATATCACAACCAACTAAACTTCTTCTCCctttagactttaatggagcacactgttaaaaaaacaaacaaacacttatcatgattctctcaatgaactgtagctccccagtgccggcagcactcatgcaggcccagaccatgatactcccaccaccatgcttgactgtaggcaaggcacacttgtctttgtactcctcacctggttgccgccacacaagcttcacaccatctgaaccaaataagtttatcttggtctcatcggaccacaggacatggttccagtaatccatttcctttgtctgcttgtcttcagccaattgtttgcaggctttcttgtgcaccatcttccttctgggacgacagccatgcagaccaatttgatgcagtgtgcggcgtatggtctgagcactgacaggctgacccccaccccttcaacctctgcagcaaggctggcagcactcatatgtcattgtctatttcccaaagacaacctcgaGATATGACaccgagcatgtgcactcaacttccttggtcgaccatggcgaggcctgttctgagtggaacctgtcctgtgaaaccgctgtatggtcttgcccactgtgctgcagctcagtttcagggtcttgggaatcttcttatagcctaggccatctttatgtagagcgacAATTCttatttcagatcctcagagagttatttgccatgagatgccatgttgaacttccagtgaccagtatgagagcttGTGAGAGCAATAaggccaaatttaacacacctgctccccattcacacctgagatcttgtaacactaacgagtcacatgacaccgggatggaaaatggctaattgggcccaatttggacatttccacttaggggtgtattcacttttgttgccaacggattagacattaatggctgtgtgttgagttattttgaggggcagcaaatttacactgttatacaagctgtacactcactactttacattgtagcaaagtgtcatttcttcagtgctgtcacatgaaaagatataataaaatatttacaaaaatgtgaggggtgtactcacttttgtgagatactgtatatatattaaaatagtccAACTTCTTCTGGTTGCTAAAGTTACActtaaactttcactattcagatacatTATGGCAtttaaaaagaaatccaatttacttccattatcaaattgtactCAATCTTTTTgtttgcacactttttgaggcactagctactactgagcatgtgccactAAGAGTTAACAGTGTATACTTATAGGAGTATGTGACTCGCCAATctattttttattatgcatctgtttaTTATGCAATGATAAtgtatgtaatggtcctttaaatatcaGATGTCTCTAAATTCTGTAAATCCCCTATTTTTATGTTTTGGACGCTTGTTTATTTGAGTCACGAATATTCCTAAATCTTCTAAACCAGGGACATCCACATACTTCCATTTAAGGGCCACATAAGATTTTTTTTCAACTCACTCTGACGATGGGTGAGCAAAATTTAAAAATGCTGCgagcaaaacaaaaaatataaccatacatacatataaacaaaagCAATGCTGTCACATAGaagcatagatattgacggcagataagagccataggcccagcaaatttgcccgatattacctaacagtataaacttatctagtttttagggtagccttatgcttgtcccatgcatttttaaagtcacccacagtgtttgtcgctactacctcttgaggaagtttattccataaatcaatcactctttccgtAAAGAagcgcttcctcaaatttctcctgaatcttctaccctttagcttgagatcatgaccccttgttcttgaattttccattttatgtaaaatacccacaccctcagttttactaagccctttgatgtacttgaaagttgctatcatatcacctctgtcccttctctcctctaagatatacatatttaggtcattgagcctatcctggtaagttttattttttagatcatgtaccattttGGCAGTCCTCCTTTGAACAGATTCAAGTTTGATAATATCCTTCTAATGATATGGACTCCAAAACTACAcagaatactcaagatgaggcctaactaatgatctataccATTGTTTTAGCTAACAGAAATGCCAATATATGCTCTCTCATATTGGGCACCAATATACCTTTCAGGATTGCCTCTAATAGTCTAAAGAGTATCTTAATCAGTTAGTGTTGCTACTTGAACAGGAATACTACTAACATAAGATCAAAGTACAGAAAGAGTCAGAGTTCAGATATAAAACATACttaagggacagtccagtcaaaattaaacttttatgattccgatagggtatgcaattttaagcaactttccaatttaattttatcatcaaatttgttttgttctcttggtgttcttggttaaaagctaaacctaagtaggcttgcatgctaatttctaagcccttgaactccgcctcttatctcagtgcatttggacagtttttaacAATTCACACATTGTAAATTGTTAAAGAGAAAAGTTACAAGGTTTACTCAATTGAAAGAATATAGCCAGTACAATCTCAACAAAACTTTACATTCTCACTGtactgaaggtttttttttttttttttttaatactctttaaattaagAAATAACAATTACCAACCTTGAAATATGTCCATTACTGTAAGAAAAATGTGATACAAGAATTAAAAAGGCAAAAGTACTGTAACTTACTTTCATGAAAATGTGAGTATGACATACAAACAAGCATTTTAAGAACGTGATTCCTAAATGGCTTCTCTAGATGTGGTTatgatatttgttttctaaactttcTTGCATATCTTGTTTGCTTTACAAGAGATCCTGTAATATACATATGTCAATTTCAATTTTGTGCACTAATGATGGTCTACTCTACATGAAGACAGGTTTAATGAATCTACACTATGGGCCCCATTTACCAAACACTGGGAAGACCATGTTCATCCCAGGGAACCTTTCCACCCAGCATCTGTTGTGTAAGGGCAGAATATTCAgctagcatttaacattgcataagtgaATGGCCGTttgcgagcaggggctgtcaatcaccccaatcaaACTAGTCCAGGTGATTGTAAATCGCAAGCTCAGAGCTGGTGTATAAGTTAGAAAACAgctaactgctgcttcttaactatcagctGAAAGCGGGCACTCCAAAGCTGCAATGACAGCGCGATAAATGGAAccctatatattcatatgtacatccaAAATGGTGGTGTTGACTATTTCTGTGTGTATTCCCCATGTACAAAAGTTTTTGGAATACTCTCAAATATGTTGAAAATGTCAAATTTGCAATTTATCAAGTACCTTTAACTGCTGAATTCTATAAGAGCAAAACTGTGCTtaaaatctgtttaaagggacagtataaacgaattttcttataactgcatgtaatagacactattataaagaataagatgcacagatactgatataaaaatccagtataaaaacgtttaacaactttcttagaagctctcagtttagttctgttgaaaaggtagctggaaagcccactgcaagtgggaaagaagacactccccccctcccccttcttttgtatatgaaaagaccctttacacaaacaggagcaacctggagtaggtagctgacggtattctcataaaactttggggcttggttaggagtctgaaaatcagagcaatgttatttaaaaataagcaaaactatacaaatttaaaaaaaacaaaaaactatatgggatatataaatagataatctacaaaacatttatgcaaagaagaaatgagtgtataatgtccctttaatgttttgtgaAAATGGATTGAGATCACCTTGAACAAGACTGTCCCAGGTTATGTACAGGGCATTTTATTCTCAATCCAATAATGCATCTGCACTTTCAATAAACTATAGAAAAACAGTAATTGTGATCGGCTCAAACTCACAAAGTGCCTATCAGCAGCTGACAATGACAGTATGATAGATTGTGATTAACCCGTTAGTTTGAAGTGGAGGGTCAGATAGAATGGATTAGAGGTTATTCATTGATTTAGCATAAAAAGGGTTCAGTTAAACAGATATAAAGCTGCAAGCTCTAGACCATCAATATATTACCAATAtgaatagctggtgattggtggctacgcacataggggtagatttatcaagcagcggatgctgcaatctacccccgtagtttcaggttacCCTGAAACTGAAATTAAGAAACAGCTgacccttaactcgtccgccacctctgaaatGTTgggcagcaatcatcccgatcggatacgattggcatcccctgctagcggccgactggccacgaatgtgcaggggacggcattgcacaagcatttcacgagaaacgcttgtgcaatgaaaaatgtcgACAGCGTGACACAATTTCTTATTTCCCTTTCATGTCCCAGCTATTTATTTTGAAGCCATACACAATGATACCACATCACTAATACAACTCTCATTTTTACAGATTATATGGGAAGACTGTGtctaacccacatttttttccaaTTATGGGCATTTAACAagtcattaaaatatatatatatatttattatatatatatatatatatatatatatatatatatatatatatatatatatatatattataaagtttCAGAGAAAGCCTGACAGGAGCCACACTGTATATTGCAAAAGGGGTGTATTTAAACTATGGTAGGGACTTACAATATGTATTATGTGATCGTCTACTCTAAACTATTAGGTACCTGCCTATTCTGTCTTTAGTTCCTGTTTGTACAAATGTATCACAACTGCATTTTTCAACACTCTAAAAATGTACAACATATACTGTTTCTTTGTATATGATGTCAATAGAATCTACAGTAACAATACTTTGAAAGTCATATGAATTATGAAAACAAgtgtttcattattattttgaaacAAAATTACATCAGTACTAGAAAACAGCAATAATGGTAATAAGCTTTCAAATAAGCAGCATTTTTTTGAGCTCTCCAGTGAATGGCAAAACTAATTTAGACACGTGGCGAGAGAAAGGTAGCAAAGTGTACAGTTCTTGCGAATTTATTCTATAGATGTAAAGAGCTGTAATGTACCCATTTGTGCAATCTCCTAAAAGTTTAGTGACCATTCCCCACATAGTGATACAGTTTATTATACACGCTCGGCATTATAAAGATGTTGCATCATATGATAAAACCGACTTAACTAACATTGATTTATACTCTTCCAGACATCACTACTTTCCCTCTCCCGCAGAAGACACCCTCTGCATCACCCACTCTTTCTTTAAACCAGCCCCCTTCCCTCTCCCAGTAGACAGCTCATAGAACAGTGGGGAGGGGGTGCGTTGCTCTACAGTCCTCTACTCTCTTCGTTCTACCCAGCAACACAAACCTAAGACTATCCTTCCTCCTCCACGTTGCTTTAGGGCTGTGTCCtattgtcctcttttttttttttttttttcttcctctccctAACCTACTATCCCTCCCCCTTGCACCCCACCTCCTTTTTTCTTATTCCCTCCCCCACAACGAGCTCCATCTGCTTCTGCTCTACTCCCCCCACATTTGcctggtgttaaaaaaaaatagacatttcgAATCTTTACCCcgctgttgccatggcaaccagccCAGCACACTGCACAAAACTCCATGAAAAAAAGAGAAGCTCTAAGCCCCTCCATAGCAACTCTACGTATGCACTCCCCGCCCCAAATACATGAATTGATATGGCTTCTTCACATTGTAAATAGGAACTACAATAAAATGGACACGTATTTTTCTCTTCTCTGGCCATATGTGTTTTATTTCAAAGTGATTGTAGGATCCGCGCGTTTTTTTTCCCACTACATCGTTTAATTTGTATAAAAGTCTTTGTATTTCTCACACATACTATCTGATTTAATCTAAAGTTGTTTTATGTGGAATGAGCTGCATTCCTCCATTATGCACCGCTGAAATGTTAGATGGTTTAAAGACCCACAACAATGATGTACTGTATTTCCCTTTGAAGTATGGTGCAGTTAACTGGTCTACGTGTATACAATGCTCAGCCAGTCAGACAtgagtattatatttattaataaactaCCCCAGAGCAAATAATGTATTACTTTACATAGGATTGGAAGGCAACAAAGACTGAGGAGTTGTAGTTCTATTACATCTCACAATCGAATTTGAGTTTTTTTagggtaacaatatatatatagcactcGATATTAACCTCTTCAGTACTACAAATCATTGCTACGAGATCTCTCCGGTGAGCAATGGGTTAATGGCGGGAAATATTCGCATCTCAGTCTTATTGCCCTCACATTAGTCTGTCATGGAGAAGATAGATTTGTTCCACGTGACTCTCCCACCCCTAAAATACCACTTTCACCAGCATATCCTTGTAATGCCCTCATccctgcagttgtttttttttttaacagttaccGTGAATCAGATGGTCCTGTCTgggtataatagttttttttttaatcacgccCACCACCCATCCATCAATATAGCCGCTCACTAACCAAGATTTGTCGACCTTTCCCATCCCCCACAAATGGGCACAAACAAAGACCAGACAATAGGCAACTCTGACCATTATCAATCCCCATCCCCCTcgctaaacaacaaaaaaaaaaaaaaaaacaacttattgagCTCGGCCTGTCCTGATTTTGCAGATGGCATTGCGTAAATAAATGGAaatgaatttgataataaaagcattATTTATCTTATCAATGAACGGTCCACAAAATGCATTTTTAGAACAGCACCACGTTAAACATGCAACAATAATCCAAATGGAACAGCTACTACAAAAGTGATAAAAAAGCAGTAATGCATTAAAATAGATGCTCTCATGAGGGTAAAATCCGATCctttggtatataaaaaaaacccctatcctCTGATTAATTTCAGCCAGCTCCATTTCTCCTCCCCCATCCCTAAAAAATCTTCTCTAACCTCATCCCAGCTGCCAGATTAACCCTTTAGGACTCAGATACCCAACCCTCTTATTGTTGATACATTGATACAACATAATATGGTGGTCTAGCATAAACATATATACGGTACATATACAATGTAAGTGACTCTATCAAGATAGCAGTAATACATTCTGATCATATCTTGAAAATGGTCTCTTCTGTGTATTAAAGAGGTTGATTTGGGTGGATGAAGCATACAAATCAGAAATAATTAGACAACAGCTTTTAATTAGACCCGCAGGCTTAATGCGAAAAAAATATTTGTAGACATTATTGAAAGGGGAGGAGAATGCTTTATGTGCCCATTTTCCCACATCTGGATAGCAGACTCACTCATTTTCGACTTGTGATCTTAAATGAAATTTGATCTCTCCTTCTTTAAATTCTTTCAAAATTGAAGCGAAATTCGATCATTTCCAtcaattaagaaagaaaaaaaaaactccaatcTGTTGATCAACCAGCTGAGAGGGAAAGGAGGGTGATAACAAGGGAAGGCATGAGAGGGAAGAAAAGCCCACTAATACTgctttttattgtttaatatacaCAAGAAAACACAAAAAACACCACACCATCTAAAATATAAACTAGTGAGTAGTGTACATTATTTGCACACCTAATAAGCTAACGTGCTtaaatatatattagacatgttcaGTATATGGTCTATATATATTAGtgattggaatatatatatttttctttttaattcttgCACTGCTGGGGCTGCATTGTTCTGCCCAAAATCCAAACCCCGCCCCTCCTTTGTCTGATTGCGTTGTGATTGGCTGAGCCCGGACTGGGCTGCCGTCATGCCTTGGGAAGCCCATTCATCTGTGCACTTGGGCGTTGGACTCCGCATCTTATTAGCAACCAGGGAGATTTCTCCATTTTCCTGTTGTATCCAGCACGGCTACAAATCTTTTTTTTTGGGGACTATTATTTTCTATACATATTGGCATCGCatagtgaagaagaaaaaaaatattttttaatcctATTTTTTTCTCCAGTCTTCAGCTAAATTGGTGATTATCTATCTTCCACTCTTATTTATTCTCCCTCCCCTCCTTTGCAAAGAGGAGTTACAGCTGCGTTACTTCGGCTCTGATCTCTATTGTGCCCAGGCTTCAGACTCCAGTCAcatctctttgtttctctctcccTAGCTCTTTATCCTACCGCTGTATCATTTTTGTGGTTACAACTTCATAGAtattttctacctttttttttttttttttttaaattcattatttCTGTGGGGTGACTTTTGCATTTTGTTGGATATACAGACAGCAATGGGAGCCCAATTATCTAAGACCGCAGCCAAAGGTGAAGCAGCTACAGCTGAGAAGCCTGGAGAAGCCGTGGCAGCCTCTCCCTCCAAAGCGAACGGACAGGTAACTAGTTCTTTACTGTACCAGGTTCCTTTGTGCATCTGTTGCACAGTACTAttgatgctgctttgtgtgatGTGAGCTCGCAGCCACGCTTGGTCTGTGCATTTTACACCTCCTGTGCTGTTTAGCGGAGATCTGTAACCATTTGCCTTACAGAGAAGCCAGTCTGCTGCAGTTTTTAAGTACCTAGTGAGTAAAAATACTACATTATAGCTTAATGCCATTTCAGTTCCCAGTTGCACGGTGTGTTCCCCAGTGGCTCATTTAATTGTTAGCTGCAGATGAGGATATTAAACTATCTGTTAAGGGGATTAATTGCTCTTTCACGGTTAGCTTTGTTTGCTAGTGGCTATAATGTACATTGTTCACTGATACTGTATATTCCATTTAGTTAAATAAAGAATGGGGAATTGATGTGCAGTATAACAGCCAGACGTGTCTTATTTATTACAGCAACTTGTGGCAGCATTTGGAGCTAATGTTGATTGATTTGCAGATTAACGAAGTGATTGCATTAATATAAATggtttttaaaattgaaatatctAGATATGTGGAATTAAAGAGTTGGTATTTTACTGGTATGCTTGGGAAGGGTCTGCAGGCGCCATTGTATAAACCGAGGGGTTAGCGTAGCCCCCTCCTTTTAtcggtaagatttttttttaacgtGTTGTATGAGAGCAGAGGCTTTGTCTCCTCGCTAGAGCTGCTGCTAGGAGGAAGGCGTGATCTGGGAGCTAATGCACTATAGCAGCCTGCTGAGCTCCCCGGAGCATTCACTCTTTGTGGAAGACCAGTGCCCTCTAATGGACTAGATTGGAACTTTCGCTTACATTCAGATGCTGTTGTCGATGGAAAGGCGGGGGCGATAATGGAGGGAAATCTTTATGTGCATGATGAAAATCTGTGCTAGTAGACACTTGATGTTACTGCTTGTGCCTTTATACAATAAACATGCTATATGACGTTAATTTATTAGATGCAGCAATGCACATCATTTCTAGAAATATTTTTGTTCCAGttaaagctacattttttttttaggagtTGCCTGTACCAATCAGGTGTAAATCTTTTAGTAGTtatgctaaatacattttatatatatatatatatatattttatcagtaTACATTTTGTATAGCAttcattttgtattaaaaagcAAAATTTCGAACTTCATATGTATGTCATGagagatactgtgtatatgtgtgtgtgtgtgtatatatatatatatatatatatatatatatatatatatatatatatatatatatatattgtaaactgcatttttttttaatgtaaatactgtttaaatgtgtattgttgGGATGTTTATCTGCTTTTTGGTGCATGCCTTGACTGACTATACTGTTGTACTGTATTACTGTAGTAGATTGTAAGGAAATACCTTGCTCTGCTAGATGAAAGTTTTATGGTTCTCAGTACAGTAATCTTATTTTTATTCCCCTAGGAGAATGGCCATGTCAAAGTCAATGGAGATGCATCTCCAGCTGCTGCAGAAGCTGGAAAGGAGGAGGTCCAGGCCAATGGGAGCGCCCCTGCTGAAGAGTCTGCAAAGGAAGAGGCTGCATCAGCTGAACCTGCACAGGAGAAAGAGGCAGCTGCAGCCACTTCATCTGCTGATGGAGAGAGTGCAGAACCAGCATCTCCGGCTGAGGGAGAGGCCTCTGCCAAAGCAGAGGAAGCAGGGTCAACTTCTACACCTTCTACCAGTAACGAGACCCccaagaagaagaagaagcggtTTTCTTTCAAAAAATCTTTCAAGTTGAGTGGTTTCTCCTTCAAAAAGAATAAGAAGGAGAACAATGAAGGTGCTGAGAATGAGGGAGCATCTGCCTCTGCTGAAGGGGCAAAGGAGGACACTGCTGCGCCAGAAGCAGCAAACGAGGAAGCCAAACCTGCCCAGGAAGAGACACCAGCAGCCACCAGTACAGAAGAGAAAAAGGAGGagactgcagcatcacctgagccTCAGGAGACCAAAGCAGAAGAGGCTACAGTAGAGAAACCCTCAGTCGAGGAGGCAAAACCTGCTGAGGAGCAGAAACCAGAGGAAAAACCAGCAGAAGAGACCCCATCCTCTACTGCTGCTCCTGAAGCCCCATCCACCGAACCAGAGGCACCAAAAGCAGAAGAACCAGCAGCTCCTACACAGGAAGCTACAACTGAGTCCAGTCCAGCAGCTGAGTCGGCAGAGTAAAATGGTGGTTTTGAGATAATCAAAGAACTCTTTTTCTCCCCTTGTTTGTTCGTTGGAGTGGTGCCAGGTACTGGTTTTGGAGAACTTGTCTACAACCAGGGATtgatttaaagaattatttttttttttgcttttttcttccTCTTTACAGATCCCATCTCAAATCGTTCTGTTACCACCATTCCAACAGGCCGAGTAGCAATTAAATCAGTCACCGGCCTTATTCCTTTTCGCATCAGTATTAATGTTTTTGCGTAATTTGCATCTTGTAttgaaaaatgtatacttttttgTCAGTTTATGGACAAACCTATACATGAAGGAGATGGGTGGGTCAATGAGGGTGGGGTATCAAGTGGAGTGATAGGGGCCACATTGGGATTTAGGTGGTGCACACGTTGCCAAGAGATTGTGCCACAtggaatgggattttttttttgttttcctattcTTGTTCTAtattcttttcttcctttttctttttttttattttttttgttctttatttttttagaaaatggtAATGgtgtattttgaggggacagccttCTATAAGGTTTACAACACTAAAGGTCTTGACCAAGACAGCagcaagaaaataaaatta
This genomic stretch from Bombina bombina isolate aBomBom1 chromosome 4, aBomBom1.pri, whole genome shotgun sequence harbors:
- the MARCKS gene encoding myristoylated alanine-rich C-kinase substrate, translating into MGAQLSKTAAKGEAATAEKPGEAVAASPSKANGQENGHVKVNGDASPAAAEAGKEEVQANGSAPAEESAKEEAASAEPAQEKEAAAATSSADGESAEPASPAEGEASAKAEEAGSTSTPSTSNETPKKKKKRFSFKKSFKLSGFSFKKNKKENNEGAENEGASASAEGAKEDTAAPEAANEEAKPAQEETPAATSTEEKKEETAASPEPQETKAEEATVEKPSVEEAKPAEEQKPEEKPAEETPSSTAAPEAPSTEPEAPKAEEPAAPTQEATTESSPAAESAE